One part of the Papilio machaon chromosome 5, ilPapMach1.1, whole genome shotgun sequence genome encodes these proteins:
- the LOC123721003 gene encoding axoneme-associated protein mst101(2)-like, with the protein MASLNSTLPQEGTSGTAGGESLPAVSAAGCPSYSGGGKDCLLTKTTTTQARIMETIARDLDTDKTRRPSLDATKTKEVKVLLERIPIASPNTPRRRLPALSDTSDSDASPKDMDIEPSEVREDRHPGQWGSLGRKRHLAAASGDIEAGPSPKVAGTRKGRGRPPTTGDYVGLAKAKRELAEATRRQLEWEAEKDVAELTMGLRSTRAGVRLSETSASEIEDEDELGSVELGGQIELGAAAVAAVCDKSSNLKGTSKKALKEAVAQIRAASKRLMTRNVNEETRLLRAANTRLQAEMAALKKEVAELKACMSQAGATPKPATATCLQSPEEELENRILSRLSERLNARIDGLEPRLNPEPRLRPALAHDRREAEARLPPPASRPRHTPAETQAELPDERRPDPVQSGWIKVGAKGKKKAPTSSSAPAAAASSSAAAQPAHPGQKAKTKKKAAKKKGKAKNQETGRPLPPAPASMKETMASVVKRGLREKAPTTTRSAPTTTKKGQEKVKSSPKLRAPKTSAVVVTLHPTAVEKGVTYAKALAEAKQKVNLKDLEIESVRFKRAATGASIIEIPGATSAPKADLLAERLREVFGNGGDITVSRPTKMSELIVAGLDDSVTKEEVTAAVAAKGGCAANCIKVGTLRQERSGLFAVWVSCPVEAAKRVVEGKLLVGWVSARVKLLERRELRCFKCLHAGHVKARCTAEVDRGLQCYRCGQLGHRATECHAAPHCTLCAEAGKAANHRLGSKLCSAPKKRMFSRVFVASSASVQQAQPPPSGEVEMETENTTK; encoded by the coding sequence ATAATGGAAACGATAGCACGAGATTTGGATACTGATAAGACGAGGCGCCCATCATTGGACGCCACAAAAACCAAGGAGGTGAAAGTGCTGCTAGAGCGCATCCCGATCGCGTCACCTAACACCCCGCGACGGCGTCTACCAGCACTAAGCGACACGTCGGACTCCGACGCGTCGCCCAAAGACATGGATATAGAACCATCGGAAGTACGCGAAGACCGGCACCCCGGACAATGGGGGAGTCTTGGCCGAAAGCGGCATCTAGCCGCCGCATCAGGCGATATAGAGGCGGGTCCCTCGCCCAAAGTGGCAGGAACAAGGAAGGGCCGAGGGCGGCCGCCTACTACAGGAGACTACGTTGGGCTCGCCAAAGCGAAACGGGAGTTGGCAGAGGCCACCCGGCGACAACTCGAGTGGGAAGCGGAGAAGGACGTCGCCGAGCTTACGATGGGGCTGCGGTCGACCAGAGCGGGGGTCCGACTCTCAGAGACCTCCGCATCTGAAATAGAGGACGAGGACGAGCTGGGCTCGGTAGAATTAGGAGGACAAATAGAGCTTGGCGCAGCGGCAGTGGCGGCCGTCTGCGACAAATCGAGTAATCTTAAAGGGACTTCGAAGAAGGCACTTAAGGAGGCGGTGGCGCAGATTCGGGCGGCGTCAAAACGCCTGATGACGCGAAACGTCAACGAGGAGACGAGGCTCCTGCGAGCCGCCAACACCCGCCTACAGGCAGAGATGGCCGCATTAAAGAAAGAGGTGGCAGAACTGAAGGCGTGCATGTCGCAGGCGGGGGCTACACCTAAACCCGCCACAGCGACATGCTTGCAATCACCAGAGGAGGAACTGGAGAACCGGATCCTGAGCAGGCtctcggaacggctcaacgctAGAATAGACGGGCTAGAGCCGCGCCTAAATCCGGAGCCCCGCTTGCGGCCGGCACTGGCTCACGACAGGCGTGAGGCGGAAGCTAGACTACCACCCCCGGCAAGCCGTCCACGCCACACACCGGCTGAGACCCAGGCAGAACTGCCTGACGAGCGTCGCCCGGATCCGGTCCAATCGGGCTGGATCAAGGTCGGCGCCAAAGGAAAAAAGAAGGCGCCGACCTCTTCTTCAGCGCCGGCCGCCGCCGCTTCTTCTTCTGCCGCAGCCCAACCCGCCCATCCGGGCCAAAAGGCGAAGACGAAAAAGAAGGCCGCTAAAAAGAAGGGCAAGGCCAAAAACCAAGAGACGGGACGCCCCCTCCCGCCGGCGCCTGCTTCCATGAAGGAGACCATGGCGTCGGTGGTTAAGAGGGGCCTCAGAGAAAAGGCGCCGACTACCACCAGATCGGCGCCCACGACGACGAAGAAGGGGCAGGAGAAGGTCAAGTCCTCGCCTAAGCTGCGGGCCCCCAAGACCTCGGCAGTCGTGGTGACCTTACATCCCACGGCTGTGGAGAAGGGGGTCACATACGCCAAGGCTCTGGCGGAGGCGAAACAAAAAGTTAACCTCAAAGATTTGGAGATTGAGAGCGTCCGCTTTAAGCGGGCGGCAACTGGGGCGTCCATCATTGAAATCCCCGGTGCCACTAGCGCGCCAAAGGCGGACCTCCTCGCGGAGAGGCTTCGCGAGGTCTTCGGGAACGGAGGCGACATCACCGTCTCCCGTCCAACGAAAATGTCGGAGTTGATTGTAGCGGGACTTGACGATTCCGTAACTAAGGAAGAGGTGACAGCTGCGGTTGCGGCCAAAGGTGGATGCGCGGCCAACTGCATAAAAGTAGGCACACTCCGCCAAGAGAGGTCCGGCCTATTCGCCGTGTGGGTTTCATGCCCTGTTGAAGCCGCCAAAAGGGTGGTTGAAGGGAAACTTCTTGTCGGATGGGTCTCGGCCAGGGTGAAGCTCCTCGAACGTAGGGAGCTGAGGTGCTTCAAGTGCCTTCACGCTGGCCATGTCAAAGCGCGGTGTACTGCGGAGGTCGACCGGGGGCTTCAATGCTACCGGTGCGGCCAGCTGGGACACCGCGCCACAGAGTGTCATGCTGCCCCCCACTGCACACTGTGTGCGGAGGCCGGGAAGGCAGCCAACCATCGCTTGGGGAGCAAATTGTGCTCGGCCCCCAAGAAAAGGATGTTTAGTAGAGTGTTTGTTGCGAGCAGCGCTAGCGTGCAACAGGCACAACCACCACCGAGCGGTGAAGTAGAGATGGAGACCGAGAACACCACAAAATGA